Proteins encoded by one window of Salvia splendens isolate huo1 chromosome 5, SspV2, whole genome shotgun sequence:
- the LOC121803346 gene encoding 2-oxoglutarate-dependent dioxygenase 19-like, which translates to MASNSVDQPLEFERSIKAIADSSNLEAVPSKFNIANDYTALPSDSIPLLDFSSLISADPHQRTKAVQDLAEASRVWGFFILVNHGIPESLMKDAIAAVRDFFNLPESEKKQYESKSVLDSIQCGNLTLANTSNQSFTFWREYLRLRVHPDFHCPHHPQHLREIVMDYSKKIRELYMKIMEAAVEYLELDKHYVDQLLKMDSMAQMVVGNCYPACPQPDKAIGLPPHTDPGLLTFLINNGVEGLQIEHDGKWFNVQSPPNSILVNVDDHFEILTNGRFKSLKHRAVVNKERERISLVVLNTPAWDAIVGPAAPLVDKDGSALYHSMEYKQYLETSIAQSRLGGKSFFEQQLIIQDI; encoded by the exons ATGGCATCAAATTCAGTTGATCAGCCGTTAGAATTTGAAAGAAGCATAAAAGCTATAGCAGATTCTTCAAATCTGGAAGCAGTCCCTTCCAAATTCAATATTGCTAATGACTACACTGCTCTACCATCTGATTCAATCCCTCTCCTCGATTTCTCCTCCCTTATCTCCGCCGATCCTCACCAACGCACCAAAGCCGTCCAAGATCTCGCGGAAGCATCTCGAGTTTGGGGCTTTTTCATC CTTGTGAATCATGGGATACCTGAGAGCTTGATGAAGGACGCGATTGCAGCTGTGAGAGACTTCTTCAATTTGCCAGAATCTGAGAAGAAGCAGTACGAATCGAAGTCAGTGTTAGATTCGATTCAATGTGGCAATTTGACACTTGCAAATACTTCAAACCAAAGCTTCACATTTTGGAGAGAGTATCTTAGGCTGCGTGTCCATCCCGACTTCCACTGCCCTCACCACCCTCAACATCTCAG GGAAATTGTGATGGATTACAGTAAAAAAATCCGAGAATTGTATATGAAGATAATGGAAGCCGCAGTTGAATATCTGGAATTGGATAAACATTATGTGGATCAACTTTTAAAGATGGATTCCATGGCACAAATGGTTGTCGGAAATTGTTATCCTGCATGTCCTCAACCTGATAAAGCCATTGGCCTCCCGCCGCATACCGATCCAg GTTTGCTGACATTTCTGATAAATAATGGAGTTGAGGGTCTACAAATTGAGCATGATGGCAAATGGTTCAACGTTCAATCTCCTCCTAATTCCATTTTGGTTAATGTAGATGACCACTTTGAG ATATTAACGAATGGAAGGTTTAAGTCTCTAAAGCATAGAGCTGTGGTGAataaggagagagagagaatttcaCTCGTGGTATTGAATACTCCGGCATGGGACGCCATTGTTGGGCCGGCTGCGCCACTGGTCGACAAGGATGGCTCAGCATTATACCATTCTATGGAGTATAAACAATACTTGGAGACAAGCATCGCTCAAAGCCGTCTCGGTGGCAAATCCTTTTTCGAGCAACAACTCATAATCCAAGACATCTAG
- the LOC121805680 gene encoding dicarboxylate transporter 2.1, chloroplastic-like: MESMAIYSSSSTTTATSFSRFSLPRLRPSAHLRPLKSTPKLPFIHTPTHSPLFHPIHKTIPRRLSIFSGSAAAAAESTPASPPLQGAKLIPLIISVAIGVVVRFFVPKPPEVTPQAWQLLSIFLSTIAGLVLSPLPVGAWAFIGLTASILTKTLTFTSAFSAFTNEVIWLIVISFFFARGFVKTGLGDRIATYFVKWLGKSTLGLSYGLTLSEALIAPAMPSTTARAGGVFLPIIKSLSLSAGSNPGDPSKKKLGSYLVQSQLQSAGNSSGLFLTAAAQNLLCLKLAEELGVVISSPWVSWFKAASLPAFISLLATPFILYKLYPPEIKDTPDAPAMAAKRLELMGPVTKNELVMIGTMLLAVSLWIFGDALGIASVVAAMLGLSILLLLGVLDWNDCLSEKSAWDTLAWFAVLVGMAGQLTNLGIVSWMSTCVAKALQSLSLSWPAAFGVLQAAYFCIHYLFASQTGHVGALYSAFLAMHLASGVPGVLAALALAYNTNLFGALTHYSSGQAAVYFGAGYVDLPDVFKYGFIMALVNAVIWGVVGGFWWKFLGLY; the protein is encoded by the exons ATGGAGAGCATGGCCATCTACTCTTCATCCTCCACCACAACCGCCACTTCCTTCTCCCGCTTCTCCCTCCCCCGCCTCCGCCCCTCCGCCCATCTCCGCCCCCTCAAATCTACCCCCAAACTCCCCTTCATCCACACCCCCACCCATTCCCCCCTTTTCCACCCCATTCACAAAACCATTCCCAGAAGACTCTCCATCTTCTCcggctccgccgccgccgccgccgaatCGACACCCGCATCTCCTCCTCTACAAGGCGCCAAACTCATCCCCTTAATAATCTCAGTCGCAATCGGTGTCGTCGTCCGCTTCTTCGTCCCCAAACCCCCCGAAGTGACCCCTCAGGCATGGCAACTGCTCTCAATTTTCCTCTCCACCATCGCCGGCCTCGTCCTCAGCCCCCTACCCGTCGGCGCTTGGGCCTTCATCGGCCTCACCGCCTCAATTCTCACCAAAACACTCACCTTCACCTCCGCCTTCTCCGCCTTCACTAATGAGGTCATTTGGCTCATTgtcatctccttcttcttcgccCGCGGCTTCGTCAAGACCGGATTGGGCGACCGGATTGCCACTTATTTCGTGAAATGGTTGGGGAAGAGTACTCTCGGATTGTCTTACGGCTTGACGCTTAGTGAAGCGCTGATTGCGCCGGCAATGCCTAGCACCACCGCCAGAGCCGGAGGCGTGTTCTTGCCCATCATTAAGTCGCTCTCCTTGTCGGCCGGGAGTAATCCCGGAGACCCCTCCAAGAAGAAGCTTGGATCATATTTAGTGCAATCACAGCTTCAG TCTGCTGGTAACTCTAGTGGTCTTTTCCTAACTGCTGCAGCTCAAAATCTGCTGTGTCTCAAACTCGCTGAGGAGCTAGGGGTTGTAATTTCGAGTCCATGGGTTTCTTGGTTCAAGGCAGCAAGTTTGCCTGCATTTATCTCTCTTTTGGCTACACCGTTCATCTTGTATAAGCTTTATCCTCCTGAAATCAAGGATACACCTGACGCCCCTGCAATGGCTGCAAAGAGATTGGAGCTTATGGGACCTGTCACGAAAAATGAATTGGTCATGATCGGTACAATGCTTCTTGCAGTTTCTTTGTGGATTTTCGG AGACGCACTTGGCATTGCAAGTGTTGTTGCTGCAATGCTTGGTCTTTCGATCCTCTTGTTACTGGGAGTGCTTGATTGGAATGACTGCTTAAGTGAGAAATCAGCATGGGACACTTTGGCATGGTTTGCAGTTCTGGTGGGCATGGCTGGCCAATTGACAAATCTTGGCATCGTGAGCTGGATGTCTACTTGCGTAGCCAAAGCACTGCAGTCATTGTCGTTGAGTTGGCCGGCTGCTTTTGGCGTGCTTCAAGCTGCGTACTTCTGTATCCATTACTTGTTTGCAAGTCAAACTGGCCATGTTGGAGCGCTGTACTCTGCATTTCTTGCCATGCATTTGGCATCCGGAGTTCCAGGCGTTCTAGCAGCACTGGCTCTAGCTTACAATACCAATCTATTTGGTGCTTTGACACATTACAGCAGTGGTCAAGCTGCTGTTTATTTCGGAG CCGGTTATGTGGATCTTCCGGATGTGTTCAAGTACGGGTTCATCATGGCCCTTGTTAACGCGGTGATCTGGGGAGTCGTCGGGGGATTTTGGTGGAAGTTCTTGGGGCTCTATTGA
- the LOC121802192 gene encoding 40S ribosomal protein S16-like — translation MAAPIAKESVQCFGRKKTAVAVTHCKRGRGLIKINGKPIELVEPEILRYKAFEPILLLGRHRFAGVDMRIRVKGGGHTSQIYAIRQSIAKALVAFYQKYVDEQSKKEIKDILGRYDRTLLVADPRRCEPKKFGGRGARARFQKSYR, via the coding sequence ATGGCGGCACCCATCGCAAAGGAATCAGTTCAGTGCTTTGGTCGCAAGAAAACCGCAGTGGCGGTGACTCACTGCAAGCGTGGCCGTGGTTTGATCAAAATCAACGGCAAACCGATCGAGCTGGTAGAGCCGGAGATCCTCCGATACAAGGCGTTCGAGCCGAtactcctcctcggccgccacCGCTTCGCCGGAGTGGACATGCGCATCCGCGTGAAAGGAGGAGGTCACACCTCGCAGATCTACGCCATCCGTCAGTCCATCGCCAAGGCGCTCGTTGCCTTCTACCAGAAGTACGTTGATGAGCAGTCGAAGAAGGAGATTAAGGACATCCTTGGTAGGTACGACAGGACGCTTCTCGTCGCCGATCCCAGGCGCTGCGAGCCAAAGAAATTCGGTGGTCGTGGTGCTCGTGCTAGGTTCCAGAAATCGTACCGTTAA
- the LOC121805702 gene encoding uncharacterized protein LOC121805702 isoform X3, with protein MASVVPPPPLSSHAPAGINAEDLTRIDINHLSQSELQALSLCSISACLSDDVVSPQLDRSVFNESAGNRRQTYSRLHHRSHSRLPRLHPSPQPHSFPLPSSDPVSNSIVHFLKHFLKGDHNPPPPPQDSPKAAAAELGFLGLQENVKFKRKRARRGRNLSKPMVLGNGVGMELQRVNGKGEMVDFAELEKKGDELYGDELKRRTAGLETEEAILGVLRDLEGEWCSRRKKRKYVDASAFGDALPVGWKLLLGLRRRGYRVSVYCRRYISPTGQQFLSCIEAASFLRSYFSSKDADQQRDQKTSSLQQAYALSSEMSACIAGKTDDMPHAIVAHSAPAINSSSAHENEDSMMGIENLPEVQVRDIFECFKCKLTFDEKNVYLQHLFSFHQKTTKRYKLGTPVGEGVIIKDGKYECQFCHKVFQERRSYNGHVGSHVRNTGKSSGKLGAPVDAPINAESASLDGERSSKMDALVEIAHSSIFETSTNVNVEETTANQSAVVLRVEEAQAASSYPEGKLTSDHVKIHAEDCSADKTLLEDLDHGSQSLIKDNCIPNDGKSNNVTIKTDTTCISDSGAARSCEIQKCENSSLEVNHENRSLQPSEDHLQDAPELTVEEIMFEGGVSSGPLGQSFQFFPPFDSMSNKTPSPPIQAAAFVAICGN; from the exons ATGGCGAGCGTCGTTCCTCCGCCGCCTCTTTCCTCCCATGCCCCCGCCGGAATCAACGCGGAAGACTTGACTCGTATCGACATCAACCACCTGTCGCAATCGGAATTGCAAGCCCTTTCTCTCTGCTCCATCTCCGCATGCCTCAGCGACGACGTCGTTTCACCGCAGCTCGACCGATCGGTGTTCAACGAGTCCGCCGGCAACCGCCGCCAGACCTACTCCCGCCTCCACCACCGCTCCCATTCGCGGCTCCCTCGCCTCCACCCCTCCCCTCAGCCCCACAGCTTTCCCCTGCCTTCCTCCGATCCCGTCAGTAACTCAATTGTCCACTTTCTCAAACACTTTCTCAAGGGCGACCACAATCCCCCGCCCCCGCCGCAGGATTCGCCCAAAGCCGCGGCGGCAGAGCTAGGGTTTCTAGGGTTACAGGAGAATGTGAAATTTAAGCGAAAAAGGGCGAGGAGAGGGAGGAATTTGAGTAAGCCGATGGTTTTGGGGAATGGGGTTGGGATGGAGCTGCAGCGAGTGAATGGGAAAGGTGAGATGGTGGATTTTGCCGAATTGGAGAAGAAGGGGGATGAGTTGTACGGCGATGAGCTGAAGCGGAGGACGGCGGGGTTGGAGACTGAGGAGGCTATTTTGGGGGTTTTGAGGGATTTGGAGGGAGAGTGGTGTAgcaggaggaagaagaggaagtatGTCGACGCCAGCGCCTTCGGAGATGCACTTCCGGTTGGTTGGAAGCTCTTGCTTGGCCTCAGAAGGCGCGGTTACCGGGTTTCTGTGTATTGCCGGAGATACATAAG CCCCACTGGACAACAATTTCTGTCATGCATAGAGGCTGCATCCTTTTTGAGATCCTATTTCAGCAGTAAAGATGCCGATCAGCAAAGGGATCAAAAGACTTCTAGTCTCCAGCAAGCTTATGCCTTGTCTTCTGAAATG AGTGCGTGTATAGCTGGCAAGACGGATGATATGCCGCATGCCATTGTAGCCCATTCAGCACCGGCTATAAACTCATCCAGTGCACATGAGAATGAGGATTCTATGATGGGAATAGAGAATCTCCCAGAAGTTCAAGTTAGGGACATCTTTGAATGTTTCAAATGTAAACTGACGTTTGACGAGAAGAATGTTTATTTGCAGCATCTGTTTTCGTTCCACCAGAAGACCACTAAAAGATACAAACTTGGGACACCTGTTGGAGAGGGTGTGATAATCAAAGATGGAAAATATGAATGCCAGTTCTGCCACAAGGTTTTTCAGGAAAGGCGTAGCTATAATGGTCATGTAGGTAGTCATGTCAGGAACACTGGAAAAAGCTCTGGTAAACTAGGTGCTCCAGTTGATGCCCCCATAAATGCTGAATCTGCATCGCTGGATGGAGAAAGGTCATCGAAGATGGATGCTTTGGTTGAAATTGCTCATAGTTCTATTTTTGAAACTTCAACTAATGTAAATGTTGAAGAAACCACAGCAAATCAGTCTGCTGTAGTTTTGAGAGTAGAAGAAGCTCAGGCAGCCTCCAGTTATCCTGAAGGAAAATTAACTTCCGATCATGTTAAAATTCACGCAGAGGATTGCAGTGCTGACAAAACTCTTCTTGAAGACTTGGATCATGGTAGCCAATCCTTGATAAAAGACAATTGCATCCCGAATGATGGCAAATCTAATAATGTGACCATAAAGACGGATACCACTTGCATAAGTGACTCTGGGGCTGCTAGGTCATGTGAGATTCAGAAGTGTGAAAACAGTAGCTTGGAAGTGAATCATGAAAATAGATCCTTGCAGCCTAGTGAAGATCATCTACAAGATGCACCTGAGCTTACTGTTGAAGAGATTATGTTTGAAGGTGGAGTTTCTTCGGGTCCCTTGGGTCAGTCATTTCAGTTCTTCCCACCCTTTGATTCCATGTCAAATAAG ACTCCTTCTCCCCC